One Scytonema millei VB511283 DNA window includes the following coding sequences:
- a CDS encoding ribonuclease catalytic domain-containing protein, with product MDKGMLVEFRVQGDRRLGVVDRPDGKTRWFVIDDRGQSHSLAPRQFTYEIRGQSYKPSDIANFLAEVQPYLDPSSLEVAWELLIEAGESATPAQMANLLFSDQSQALCYAAHYLLSEDKIYFKQKGDAYEPRSASQVAERKHQLEVEATRAREQQEFLLRTDRAMKGEAVEWQRYDRQRLDAIAKYAILLVEGTRQGLNPDALVRAYPPPAIVTETMSTLGRNATPLTAFQLLVDLGLWSPHENLHLRRSQIPVEFSTEVISVAQQRLEFPPPDPDTQRLDLTHLKVYTIDDQSTSEIDDGVSWEVLAEGRERLWIHIADPTRWLLPEDELDLEARRRGTTMYLPTGMSSMFPVALATGPMSLIQGQVCCALSFGVILDAAGAVQEYTIHASLIKPTYRLTYEDVDEMLDLGVQAEPEIAAIANWARRRQAWRQSQGAISISLPETAIKVKDDEITIEVLNDSSSRQLVAEMMILAGEVAGRYGQAHNLALPFRGQPQPELPPEEELLQLPAGFVRACAMRRCMPKSEMSITPTRHAGLGLEMYTQATSPIRRYSDLLTHFQLKAHLRGETPPFSAEALREVMQSVFAMTQEMSLVERQTNRYWGLEYLRRHAQDVWQAIVLMWLREDSRLALILIEDLGLQLPMTFKRGVSLGEQILIKVAYVDPRQDTIQFQEVSYSEAVAAN from the coding sequence ATTGACAAAGGAATGCTAGTCGAATTTAGGGTGCAAGGCGATCGCCGTTTGGGAGTGGTAGACCGTCCAGATGGTAAAACTCGTTGGTTTGTCATAGACGATCGCGGTCAATCCCATAGCCTTGCCCCGCGTCAATTTACCTACGAAATCCGAGGTCAGTCTTACAAACCCTCAGATATTGCCAACTTTTTAGCAGAAGTACAGCCTTATCTCGACCCATCTAGCTTAGAGGTAGCGTGGGAGTTGTTGATAGAAGCCGGAGAAAGCGCCACTCCAGCACAGATGGCGAACTTATTATTCTCCGACCAGAGCCAAGCTCTGTGTTATGCCGCTCACTATTTGCTTTCTGAAGATAAGATATATTTCAAGCAAAAGGGAGATGCTTACGAGCCTCGTTCTGCTAGCCAGGTAGCAGAACGGAAACACCAGCTTGAAGTAGAGGCAACAAGAGCGCGAGAACAGCAGGAATTTCTGTTGCGTACCGATCGAGCGATGAAGGGAGAAGCCGTAGAATGGCAGCGATACGATCGCCAGCGCCTGGATGCGATCGCCAAATATGCAATACTTTTAGTTGAAGGGACTCGTCAGGGATTAAATCCAGATGCCCTCGTACGAGCTTATCCGCCACCAGCGATCGTGACGGAGACTATGAGTACTTTGGGGCGTAACGCGACTCCCTTAACAGCATTTCAACTTTTGGTAGATTTGGGTCTGTGGAGTCCGCATGAAAACCTTCACTTGCGTCGCAGTCAAATCCCCGTAGAATTCTCAACCGAGGTTATATCAGTGGCGCAGCAGCGGTTAGAATTTCCACCCCCCGACCCAGACACTCAACGGCTGGACTTAACTCATTTGAAAGTTTACACGATCGACGACCAGAGTACGAGCGAAATTGACGACGGTGTAAGCTGGGAAGTCTTAGCTGAGGGGCGAGAACGCTTGTGGATACATATTGCCGATCCGACTCGTTGGCTCTTACCAGAGGATGAATTAGATCTAGAAGCGCGGCGGCGTGGTACGACCATGTACTTACCGACAGGTATGAGTTCCATGTTTCCAGTGGCACTGGCGACGGGACCCATGAGCTTAATACAGGGTCAGGTTTGCTGCGCTCTTAGTTTTGGTGTCATTTTGGATGCAGCAGGAGCAGTCCAAGAATATACCATCCATGCCAGCTTAATCAAACCAACCTATCGACTGACCTATGAAGATGTCGATGAGATGTTGGATCTGGGCGTACAAGCCGAGCCAGAAATCGCCGCGATCGCTAACTGGGCGCGCCGTCGTCAAGCGTGGCGACAGTCTCAGGGGGCAATTAGTATTAGTTTGCCAGAAACTGCAATTAAAGTTAAAGACGACGAAATTACAATTGAAGTCTTAAACGATTCTTCCTCCCGCCAACTGGTGGCAGAAATGATGATTTTGGCTGGAGAAGTTGCAGGACGCTACGGTCAAGCACATAATCTTGCCCTGCCATTTCGCGGTCAGCCGCAGCCCGAGTTACCTCCAGAAGAAGAGTTATTACAATTGCCTGCTGGCTTCGTGCGCGCCTGTGCCATGCGCCGTTGTATGCCTAAAAGCGAAATGAGTATTACTCCTACCCGCCATGCTGGTTTGGGTTTGGAGATGTATACTCAGGCAACTTCTCCGATTCGTCGCTATAGCGATTTGCTGACCCATTTTCAACTTAAGGCGCACCTGCGGGGTGAAACTCCACCATTTTCAGCGGAAGCACTCCGTGAAGTGATGCAATCTGTGTTTGCTATGACTCAAGAGATGTCGTTGGTAGAAAGGCAAACCAATCGTTATTGGGGTTTAGAATACCTGCGCCGCCACGCTCAAGATGTGTGGCAGGCAATAGTTTTAATGTGGCTGCGGGAAGATTCGCGCTTGGCGCTGATCTTGATTGAAGATTTAGGGCTTCAGCTACCGATGACATTTAAACGTGGGGTCAGCTTGGGCGAACAAATTTTAATTAAAGTTGCCTACGTCGATCCGCGTCAAGATACGATTCAGTTTCAAGAAGTCTCCTATTCTGAGGCTGTGGCTGCGAATTGA
- a CDS encoding TIGR00725 family protein, giving the protein MRKIAIGVMGAGENATVIDCTSAYELGKAIAQQGWVLLTGGRSVGVMDAASRGAKSANGLTVGILPGSDRHDASEAVDIAIATGMGNARNNINVLSSDVIITCGTGAGTISEIALALKANKPVILLNPEIESQNFWQKLSVNNIYFVSSVAAAIATVKTIIL; this is encoded by the coding sequence ATGAGAAAAATTGCGATCGGGGTTATGGGAGCTGGAGAAAATGCCACAGTCATAGACTGTACCTCTGCCTATGAATTAGGTAAAGCGATCGCCCAACAAGGATGGGTATTACTTACTGGTGGTAGAAGTGTAGGTGTAATGGACGCGGCTAGTCGAGGAGCAAAATCTGCAAATGGCTTAACAGTTGGAATCTTACCTGGTAGCGATCGCCATGATGCTTCTGAAGCGGTAGATATCGCGATCGCAACGGGGATGGGAAACGCTCGTAATAATATTAACGTTCTTTCTAGTGATGTTATTATCACTTGCGGTACGGGTGCAGGTACGATATCAGAAATTGCTTTAGCCTTGAAAGCAAATAAGCCAGTTATTTTATTAAATCCTGAAATAGAAAGTCAAAATTTCTGGCAAAAATTATCAGTAAATAATATTTATTTTGTTAGTAGTGTTGCAGCAGCGATCGCAACTGTCAAGACCATAATTTTATAG
- a CDS encoding response regulator transcription factor yields the protein MKDLFCQLDSRKKQVLIVDDLLDNCLLLATILEAEGYEVDTTDCGYKAIAKIEANPPDLVLLDVMMPNIDGYEVAQWISQNQPSVSIVLVTAYDTLPQLDPRKVKIDGFIRKPIDLDEVLLKVETLLATKQGGANTVNFTKITPIYSRTDKRILLKKNEAVNRKSFSRYNY from the coding sequence ATGAAAGACCTATTCTGCCAGCTTGATTCTAGAAAAAAGCAAGTTCTGATTGTCGATGACTTGCTCGACAACTGTTTGCTTTTGGCAACAATATTAGAAGCAGAGGGGTATGAGGTTGACACCACAGATTGCGGATATAAAGCAATTGCAAAAATCGAAGCAAATCCACCAGATTTGGTTTTATTAGATGTAATGATGCCAAATATCGATGGATATGAAGTCGCGCAGTGGATCTCGCAAAATCAACCTTCAGTCTCGATCGTGCTAGTTACGGCTTATGACACTTTGCCCCAATTAGACCCAAGAAAGGTCAAAATTGACGGCTTCATTCGCAAGCCAATAGATTTAGATGAAGTTTTGCTAAAAGTAGAAACACTTTTGGCAACAAAACAAGGGGGGGCAAACACAGTAAATTTTACAAAGATAACTCCGATTTATTCCCGAACTGATAAAAGAATACTGCTCAAGAAAAATGAAGCAGTAAACAGGAAGAGCTTCAGCCGATACAATTATTAA
- a CDS encoding acetoacetate decarboxylase family protein yields MSYPQAPWTLQGYAYQTLHLLECDRVRPLIPSELNLVSVFPGKTVGGVYLSNYGAGSMLEYSELIVVAGFVSHAGTIGSWVSHIYVDNPDSVAGGREIWGLPKEMADFTWTDRNVTVRQGDRILCCLKYHQQNFGLPIPLGASSFSSLNSNLLLFPAQLKARLGLVSSQLEIPPESPFGGLDLGQPWLTVHADQMELTVGQPSIVGQRDLEFNVV; encoded by the coding sequence ATGTCTTATCCACAAGCACCCTGGACGCTTCAAGGCTACGCTTATCAAACTCTGCACCTTTTAGAGTGCGATCGCGTGCGTCCCCTAATTCCTTCAGAATTAAATCTTGTTTCTGTCTTTCCTGGAAAAACCGTTGGCGGTGTCTATTTATCTAACTACGGCGCTGGTTCCATGCTGGAATACAGCGAATTAATCGTTGTTGCTGGTTTTGTCAGCCATGCTGGAACAATTGGCAGCTGGGTTTCCCACATTTATGTAGATAACCCTGATTCTGTAGCAGGTGGTCGCGAGATTTGGGGACTACCAAAGGAAATGGCTGATTTTACCTGGACAGACCGTAACGTGACTGTTAGGCAAGGCGATCGCATTCTTTGCTGTCTGAAGTACCATCAGCAGAACTTTGGTCTGCCAATACCCTTGGGTGCATCTAGCTTTAGTAGTCTAAACTCTAATCTACTTCTGTTTCCTGCTCAATTAAAGGCTCGTTTAGGATTAGTGAGTTCCCAATTAGAAATTCCCCCAGAAAGTCCTTTTGGGGGATTAGATCTCGGTCAACCTTGGTTGACAGTTCATGCTGACCAAATGGAATTGACAGTTGGTCAGCCTTCTATTGTAGGGCAAAGAGATTTAGAATTTAACGTAGTGTGA
- the dnaK gene encoding molecular chaperone DnaK — protein MAKVVGIDLGTTNSCVAVMEGGKPTVIANAEGFRTTPSVVAYAKNGDRLVGQIAKRQAVMNPENTFYSVKRFIGRKHEEVTHETTEVSYKVLRDSSGNVKLDCPAAGKQFAPEEISAQVLRKLVEDASKYLGETVTQAVITVPAYFNDSQRQATKDAGKIAGIEVLRIINEPTAASLAYGFDKKSNETILVFDLGGGTFDVSILEVGDGVFEVLATSGDTHLGGDDFDKKIVDYLAEEFRRSEGIDLRKDRQALQRLTEAAEKAKIELSSVTQAEINLPFITATQDGPKHLDMTLTRAKFEELCSDLIDRCRVPVENAMRDAKLDKSAINEVVLVGGSTRIPAVQEVVKRVLGRDPNQSVNPDEVVAVGAAIQAGVLAGDVTGILLLDVSPLSLGVETLGGVMTRIIPRNTTIPTKKSEVFSTAVDGQTNVEIHVLQGEREMSNDNKSLGTFRLDGIPPAPRGVPQIEVTFDIDANGILNVTAKDKGSGKEQSISITGASTLDKNEVERMVTEAERNASTDKERREKVDRKNQADSLSYQAEKQLKDLGDKVPASDRTKVEGLIKDLREAVNKEDDEAIQRVMPELQQTLYAIGTNLYQQTGGAAPGGADPGAGDGGSTSAPSGDDVIDADFTESK, from the coding sequence ATGGCAAAAGTAGTTGGAATTGACTTAGGTACGACAAACTCTTGCGTGGCAGTGATGGAAGGTGGTAAGCCTACCGTAATCGCCAACGCTGAGGGATTTCGCACAACGCCTTCTGTAGTAGCTTATGCCAAGAATGGCGATCGCTTGGTCGGTCAAATCGCTAAGCGTCAAGCGGTGATGAACCCAGAGAATACTTTTTATTCTGTCAAGCGTTTCATCGGACGCAAACATGAGGAAGTAACTCACGAAACCACTGAAGTTTCCTACAAAGTCTTGCGGGATAGCAGTGGTAATGTCAAACTCGATTGTCCTGCGGCTGGCAAGCAGTTTGCTCCAGAAGAAATTTCCGCTCAAGTCCTGCGCAAGCTGGTAGAAGATGCTAGCAAGTATCTCGGCGAAACGGTGACTCAAGCAGTCATCACCGTACCTGCTTACTTCAACGACTCTCAGCGTCAAGCCACCAAAGATGCCGGTAAAATCGCTGGGATCGAAGTACTGCGGATTATCAACGAGCCTACCGCTGCTTCGCTTGCCTACGGATTTGACAAAAAGAGTAACGAAACCATCCTTGTATTTGACTTAGGTGGTGGTACGTTTGACGTATCCATTCTAGAAGTAGGCGACGGCGTATTTGAAGTACTAGCCACTTCTGGAGATACGCACCTGGGTGGTGACGACTTCGACAAGAAAATCGTTGACTACCTAGCTGAAGAATTTAGAAGATCTGAAGGTATCGACCTACGTAAAGACAGACAAGCACTACAACGCTTAACCGAAGCCGCAGAAAAAGCCAAGATCGAGCTATCTAGCGTCACTCAAGCAGAAATCAACCTGCCATTTATCACCGCAACCCAGGATGGTCCAAAACACCTGGATATGACGCTGACCCGTGCTAAGTTTGAAGAACTCTGCTCGGACTTGATCGATCGCTGTCGCGTTCCTGTAGAAAATGCGATGCGCGATGCCAAGCTAGATAAGAGTGCTATCAATGAAGTTGTCTTAGTTGGTGGTTCTACCCGTATTCCTGCCGTACAAGAAGTTGTCAAGCGGGTGTTGGGTAGAGATCCTAACCAAAGCGTCAACCCTGATGAAGTAGTAGCAGTTGGTGCAGCGATCCAAGCTGGCGTACTAGCTGGCGACGTTACAGGCATTCTGTTGCTCGACGTATCGCCACTATCGCTGGGTGTAGAAACCCTCGGTGGTGTCATGACGCGGATTATTCCTCGCAACACCACGATTCCTACCAAGAAATCAGAAGTCTTCTCCACCGCTGTAGACGGTCAAACGAATGTAGAAATTCACGTTCTACAAGGCGAACGGGAGATGTCTAATGACAATAAGAGCTTGGGAACCTTCCGCTTAGATGGCATTCCTCCCGCACCCCGTGGCGTACCCCAAATCGAAGTTACTTTCGATATTGACGCTAACGGTATCCTCAACGTGACTGCAAAGGATAAGGGTAGCGGTAAAGAGCAGTCAATCAGCATTACTGGCGCTTCTACTCTCGATAAGAATGAAGTCGAGCGCATGGTGACGGAAGCTGAAAGAAATGCTTCGACAGATAAAGAACGCCGTGAGAAAGTCGATCGCAAGAACCAAGCTGACTCTTTGTCATACCAAGCCGAGAAGCAGTTGAAAGACTTGGGTGATAAAGTTCCAGCGAGCGATCGCACCAAGGTAGAAGGTTTAATTAAAGACCTGCGGGAAGCCGTCAACAAGGAAGATGATGAAGCGATCCAACGGGTAATGCCAGAACTGCAACAAACCCTCTACGCGATCGGCACTAACCTCTATCAACAAACTGGTGGTGCTGCGCCTGGTGGAGCCGATCCTGGTGCTGGGGACGGTGGTTCTACCTCTGCACCTAGTGGCGACGACGTAATCGACGCTGATTTCACCGAAAGCAAGTAA
- a CDS encoding AAA family ATPase, which yields MHRISIVGTSGSGKTTLARQISQLLDMPHVELDELHWEPNWVEVSDEEIRSRVKIALSGDRWVVDGNYSKVRDLVWGKADTVVFLDYAFSVVITRLFWRTMWRSFTQQQVCNGNRESLRKAFCDRDSILLWALQTYDKNRQQYPLLFQQPEYSHINFIHLRSPQATKNWLSVISHQLTVNS from the coding sequence ATGCATCGTATTTCTATTGTTGGTACGAGTGGTTCTGGAAAGACAACTTTAGCACGGCAAATTTCACAGTTGCTCGATATGCCCCATGTCGAGTTAGATGAACTGCACTGGGAACCAAACTGGGTAGAAGTCTCAGACGAAGAGATCCGATCGCGAGTTAAAATTGCCCTGAGTGGCGATCGCTGGGTAGTAGATGGCAATTACAGTAAAGTACGCGATCTTGTTTGGGGTAAAGCCGATACTGTCGTCTTTTTAGATTATGCTTTCTCAGTCGTAATAACTCGCCTTTTTTGGCGGACTATGTGGCGGAGTTTTACGCAGCAGCAAGTTTGTAATGGTAACAGAGAAAGCCTGAGAAAAGCTTTTTGCGATCGCGATTCTATTTTATTGTGGGCGCTACAAACTTATGATAAGAACCGCCAACAATACCCATTATTATTCCAACAACCAGAATACAGTCACATTAATTTTATTCATTTGCGATCGCCCCAAGCAACAAAAAATTGGTTATCAGTCATCAGTCATCAGTTAACAGTTAACAGTTAA
- a CDS encoding zinc-dependent alcohol dehydrogenase family protein: protein MQAMILEAQGKPLRAVELPIPQPNSQQVLIRVRACGVCRTDLHIVDGELTQPKLPLVLGHQIVGTVAAVGKQVQQFQIGHRVGVPWLGHTCNCCRYCLSGRENLCDYAQFTGYQIDGGYAEYAVADAQFCFPIPEGYPDLQAAPLLCAGLIGYRSYRMAEDAEKIGFYGFGAAAHILIQLARYQGREVYAFTRAGDVKGQEFALKLGAVWAGSSEDLPPVPLDAAIIFAPIGSLVPAALRAVVKGGVVVCAGIHMSNIPSFPYEILWEERVLRSVANLTRRDGEEFLALAPQVPIRTEVQPFPLVQANEALDALRSGKINGAAVILME, encoded by the coding sequence ATGCAAGCAATGATACTAGAGGCACAGGGTAAACCGCTACGAGCAGTAGAATTACCAATACCGCAGCCTAATTCGCAACAAGTACTAATTCGAGTTCGCGCTTGCGGTGTCTGTCGCACTGACTTGCATATCGTTGATGGAGAATTAACCCAACCCAAACTTCCCCTCGTACTAGGACATCAAATTGTTGGTACTGTCGCTGCTGTAGGGAAACAGGTGCAGCAATTTCAAATAGGTCATCGCGTTGGCGTGCCATGGTTGGGGCATACTTGCAATTGTTGTCGTTATTGCCTGAGTGGACGAGAAAACTTATGCGACTACGCCCAATTTACAGGCTATCAAATCGACGGCGGCTATGCCGAATATGCTGTAGCCGATGCCCAGTTTTGCTTTCCTATTCCTGAAGGCTATCCCGACTTACAAGCCGCACCGTTGTTGTGTGCCGGACTCATCGGCTATCGTTCCTATAGAATGGCAGAGGACGCAGAAAAAATTGGTTTTTATGGTTTTGGTGCAGCCGCCCATATTTTGATTCAACTTGCCCGCTACCAAGGGCGAGAAGTGTATGCTTTTACTCGTGCGGGAGACGTGAAAGGGCAGGAATTTGCGCTAAAGTTAGGTGCTGTTTGGGCTGGTAGTTCGGAAGACTTACCACCAGTCCCTTTGGATGCAGCTATTATTTTTGCCCCCATTGGTTCTCTGGTTCCGGCTGCTTTACGTGCGGTAGTTAAAGGTGGGGTGGTAGTTTGCGCGGGAATTCACATGAGTAATATTCCTTCCTTTCCCTATGAAATTTTATGGGAAGAAAGGGTATTACGATCCGTTGCTAATTTGACACGCCGCGATGGAGAGGAATTTCTGGCTTTAGCACCACAAGTTCCGATTCGTACTGAAGTCCAGCCTTTTCCCTTAGTGCAAGCAAATGAAGCTCTAGATGCGCTGCGTAGCGGCAAAATTAACGGGGCAGCTGTTATCTTGATGGAATAG